From Coffea arabica cultivar ET-39 chromosome 10e, Coffea Arabica ET-39 HiFi, whole genome shotgun sequence, one genomic window encodes:
- the LOC113712976 gene encoding cytosolic Fe-S cluster assembly factor NBP35, producing the protein MENGDYKDVPENANEHCPGTQSESAGKSDACKGCPNQEACATAPKGPDPDLVTIVERMATVKHKILVLSGKGGVGKSTFSAQLSYSLAAMDFQVGLLDIDICGPSIPKMLGLEGQEIHQSNLGWSPVYVESNLGVMSIGFMLPNPDEAVIWRGPRKNGLIKQFLKDVYWGELDFLVIDAPPGTSDEHISIVQFLQATGIDGAIVVTTPQQVSLIDVRKEVSFCKKVGLKVLGVVENMSGLCQPLSVFRFMRTTETGEQKDMTEWILSYMKEKAPEMLDVVAYTEIFDSSAGGAGRMCSEMGIPFLGKVPLDPQLCKAAEEGRSCFSDDKCRVSASALKMIIDKLLAQQMISRIEDGA; encoded by the exons ATGGAGAACGGAGACTACAAAGACGTCccagaaaatgcaaatgaaC ATTGTCCAGGGACCCAATCGGAGTCAGCGGGAAAATCTGATGCATGTAAAGGATGCCCTAATCAAGAAGCCTGTGCTACTGCTCCTAAAGGCCCCGACCcag ATTTGGTTACCATAGTAGAGCGAATGGCTACTGTAAAGCACAAGATACTGGTTTTATCTGGCAAGGGTGGTGTGGGCAAGAGTACATTCTCAGCTCAACTTTCTTATTCACTAGCAGCTATGGATTTTCAAGTGGGTCTACTTGATATAGATATTTGTGGACCAAGCATCCCAAAGATGCTTGGCCTTGAAGGACAAGAGATTCACCAAAGTAATCTTGGATGGTCTCCTGTTTATGTTGAGTCTAACCTTGGGGTCATGTCAATTGGATTTATGCTTCCCAACCCAGATGAGGCCGTCATATGGAGAGGTCCCCGCAAGAATGGCCTAATCAAGCAGTTCTTAAAGGACGTTTATTGGGGGGAGCTTGATTTTCTTGTGATTGATGCTCCACCTGGAACCTCGGATGAGCACATCTCAATTGTTCAATTTCTTCAAGCGACTGGAATAGATGGTGCTATTGTAGTCACTACTCCACAACAGGTATCTCTAATAGACGTCAGAAAAGAAGTGAGTTTCTGCAAGAAAGTCGGCCTAAAGGTTCTTGGTGTTGTTGAAAACATGAGTGGTCTGTGTCAACCATTGTCGGTGTTCAGATTCATGAGGACAACAGAAACAGGTGAACAAAAGGATATGACTGAGTGGATCCTATCATATATGAAGGAGAAAGCCCCAGAAATGCTGGATGTTGTCGCTTACACTGAAATATTCGATAGTAGTGCTGGAGGAGCTGGTAGAATGTGCAGTGAGATGGGCATCCCTTTTCTTGGAAAGGTTCCACTGGATCCTCAGCTATGCAAAGCAGCTGAAGAAGGAAGATCGTGCTTTTCCGACGATAAATGTCGGGTGAGTGCCTCTGCACTTAAAATGATCATCGATAAACTGTTGGCACAGCAAATGATTTCCAGAATAGAGGATGGCGCCTAG